Proteins from one Sarcophilus harrisii chromosome 2, mSarHar1.11, whole genome shotgun sequence genomic window:
- the NUDT19 gene encoding nucleoside diphosphate-linked moiety X motif 19 isoform X2, with the protein MQGSLRQWRRAATLLLAVGRAHPGPSPAAAAEDYELLLLQRTQSSGFLPGAHVFPGGVLEAADCSTDWLPVLQPHHGPPTFGLHLTGHPRETYPEVALGPRPYPLSPIPDEVAFRICAIRETFEESGILLLLPAGVQAPRLARAHAPPADLDAWRARVQEDPTQFVQLCQRLGCAPNIWALKEWSNWLTPFVRKGGRRFDTRFYVCCLQSKPHTFLDMQEAINYEWITPTEATKKFAFEEIWLAPPQFYEMRRLVNFASLSDLHGFCLDRISEGCERWLPITLLTLDGAMQLLPEAGS; encoded by the exons ATGCAGGGCTCGCTGCGTCAGTGGCGCCGGGCCGCCACCCTGCTCCTGGCCGTGGGCCGTGCGCACCCGGGGCCGAGCCCGGCCGCCGCGGCCGAGGACTACgaactgctgctgctgcagcgCACCCAGAGTAGCGGCTTCCTGCCCGGGGCCCACGTCTTCCCGGGGGGCGTCCTGGAGGCCGCGGACTGTTCGACCGACTGGCTCCCAGTCTTGCAGCCCCACCACGGACCGCCGACCTTCGGCCTGCACCTGACCGGGCACCCGAGGGAAACCTACCCCGAGGTGGCCTTAGGACCCCGGCCTTATCCCCTGTCGCCCATCCCTGACGAAGTGGCCTTCCGCATCTGCGCCATCCGGGAAACCTTCGAGGAATCGGGCATCCTCCTGCTGCTCCCCGCGGGCGTGCAGGCCCCGCGCCTGGCTCGGGCGCACGCGCCCCCTGCCGACCTGGACGCCTGGAGGGCCAGGGTGCAGGAAGACCCCACCCAGTTCGTCCAGCTGTGCCAGCGCCTCGGGTGCGCGCCCAACATCTGGGCCCTCAAAGAGTGGAGTAACTGGCTCACGCCGTTTGTCAGGAAAGGAGGGAGGCGCTTTGACACGAGGTTCTACGTCTGCTGCCTGCAGAGCAAGCCCCACACCTTCCTGGACATGCAAGAAGCGATTAACTACGAG TGGATTACTCCAACAGAAGCAACAAAAAAGTTTGCATTTGAAGAAATATGGTTGGCACCTCCTCAGTTCTATGAGATGAGAAGACTTGTAAACTTTGCTTCTTTATCAGATCTGCATGGATTTTGTTTAGACCGGATTTCAGAAGGATGTGAAAGATGGCTGCCAATTACATTGCTAACTCTAGATGGAGCAATGCAGCTTTTACCAG